A section of the Hevea brasiliensis isolate MT/VB/25A 57/8 chromosome 17, ASM3005281v1, whole genome shotgun sequence genome encodes:
- the LOC110637705 gene encoding APO protein 3, mitochondrial isoform X2 codes for MDYWSPNLSRWLTKFIELDNLFSLAWLSLLKSFRFNAAVFLLRFCNEVHIGHVGHEIRTCVGPGSGSRSATHVWRRGGVRDVVFFPKCFHLYDRVGKPRVGHSERHSVPRIPAIVELCIQAGVNLEKLPTRRRTKPVYSMEGRIVDFELVAETNEIKNSHFENIDPLVSSNFGTEFDGVTTNFELEKNTDNSDESNDRPAERDLSIGTMESWFEMISGAKKIMDKYSVLTCGYCPEVQVGPKGHKVRMCKATKHQSRDGQHAWQEATIEDLVGPNYVWHVRDLNGPSLDNKLKRYYGKAPAVVELCVQTGTPVPDQYRSMMRLDVIPPNRDEVDLVA; via the exons ATGGACTATTGGTCCCCGAACTTGTCGAGGTGGCTCACCAAGTTTATCGAGCTCGACAATCTCTTCTCTCTGGCTTGGCTAAGCTTGTTAAAGTCATTCCGGTTCAACGCTGCAG TGTTTCTGCTTAGGTTTTGCAATGAGGTTCATATTGGTCATGTGGGTCATGAAATTAGAACCTGCGTTGGTCCAGGCAGTGGTTCCCGCAGTGCTACTCATGTTTGGAGAAGGGGAGGAGTGCGAGATGTGGTCTTTTTCCCCAAATGTTTCCATCTCTATGATCGTGTGGGTAAGCCAAGAGTTGGACATAGCGAGAGGCATTCTGTGCCAAGGATCCCTGCCATTGTAGAGCTTTGTATACAAGCTGGGGTAAACCTGGAAAAGCTCCCTACAAGGAGGAGGACAAAACCTGTATATTCCATGGAAGGAAGAATAGTAGATTTTGAGCTAGTGGCAGAAACGAATGAAATTAAAAACTCTCACTTTGAGAATATTGATCCTCTTGTGAGTTCTAATTTTGGGACTGAATTTGATGGAGTAACAACTAATTTTGAGTTGGAGAAAAATACTGACAATTCAGATGAATCAAATGATCGACCAGCTGAAAGGGATTTAAGTATTGGGACAATGGAGTCATGGTTTGAAATGATTTCAGGGGCAAAGAAGATCATGGATAAGTACAGTGTTTTAACCTGTGGATATTGTCCTGAGGTTCAGGTAGGTCCCAAGGGACATAAGGTGAGGATGTGCAAGGCAACCAAGCATCAGTCTCGCGATGGTCAACATGCATGGCAAGAAGCAACAATAGAGGATCTTGTGGGTCCAAATTATGTGTGGCATGTCCGAGATCTGAATGGTCCTTCTCTGGATAACAAATTGAAGAGGTATTATGGCAAGGCTCCTGCCGTAGTTGAGTTATGTGTGCAGACTGGTACACCTGTTCCAGATCAATATCGGAGTATGATGAGATTAGATGTTATTCCTCCTAACCGAGATGAAGTTGATCTTGTTGCCTGA